The Deltaproteobacteria bacterium genome has a window encoding:
- a CDS encoding nuclear transport factor 2 family protein — translation MGSTDTLKTTFEQMMATYSARDLESLSAFAHDNIIFLGVLAPVHVEGKTPLLSLFRNFFETHTYVQFTPLDPRFQVIGNIGQVWGSMMMELEPKRAPRTTLYLRFSCIYGDFSGTWKLVSMHTSWMPQEG, via the coding sequence ATGGGCAGCACGGATACCTTAAAGACAACCTTTGAGCAGATGATGGCAACATACTCTGCCCGAGACCTTGAGAGTCTGTCTGCGTTTGCTCACGACAACATTATTTTCCTCGGCGTGCTTGCTCCCGTGCATGTGGAAGGAAAAACTCCACTTCTGTCGCTGTTTCGTAATTTTTTTGAGACTCACACCTATGTACAATTCACTCCGTTAGATCCACGCTTCCAGGTGATTGGCAATATTGGTCAGGTATGGGGAAGCATGATGATGGAACTAGAGCCAAAGCGAGCGCCGCGGACCACTTTGTACCTGCGTTTCAGCTGTATCTACGGAGACTTTTCTGGCACCTGGAAACTCGTCAGCATGCATACGTCGTGGATGCCACAGGAAGGGTGA
- a CDS encoding cytidylate kinase-like family protein: MGTTTRSILTISHQYGSGGSRIARDLGQRLQWTVWEKEIVRKIATQYQVSEEYIEAKDERVDSFIERMVGLFGMGGFESAYEVPPPLWLTDAQLARMTRGIMEEVAKDGQAVIVGRAGNFVLADHPRSLHVFIFAPLPVRIERVMEAEGLARAAAEQRIAGMDKIRADYVRTFYHADWRDPGRYHFAIDSGVWEESGTADLIAWALERAH; the protein is encoded by the coding sequence ATGGGCACGACAACCCGATCGATACTCACCATTTCTCATCAATATGGCAGTGGGGGAAGCCGGATCGCTCGTGATCTTGGCCAGCGTCTGCAATGGACAGTGTGGGAGAAAGAAATCGTCCGGAAGATCGCAACGCAGTACCAAGTCTCAGAGGAATACATCGAAGCGAAGGACGAACGAGTCGACTCCTTCATTGAGCGTATGGTTGGGCTCTTTGGTATGGGTGGGTTTGAATCAGCCTATGAAGTGCCACCGCCATTGTGGCTGACTGACGCCCAACTGGCACGCATGACCCGAGGGATCATGGAAGAGGTCGCGAAAGATGGACAGGCCGTCATTGTCGGACGAGCTGGCAATTTTGTCCTGGCCGACCATCCACGTTCCCTGCATGTGTTCATTTTCGCGCCACTCCCTGTGAGAATTGAACGTGTCATGGAAGCCGAAGGGCTCGCTCGTGCTGCTGCGGAGCAACGAATCGCTGGGATGGATAAGATACGTGCTGACTATGTACGAACATTCTACCATGCAGATTGGCGTGACCCAGGACGCTATCACTTTGCCATTGACTCAGGCGTGTGGGAGGAAAGTGGGACTGCGGATTTGATCGCCTGGGCGTTAGAACGAGCCCACTAA
- a CDS encoding efflux RND transporter periplasmic adaptor subunit has product MRTKQLFFAFLLTASGIAGYWWWSTQKKEQPVTYMTTVIERGSIARTVVATGTVNPVTTVQVGTYVSGPIREIFADFNSAVKKGQRVAQIDPRPFLVKVKQAEANLTTARAQVEKDRADLTFKQRSLKRTRELFERNLIAKQEVEAAERDVEQAQAQYELDQARVEQTAAALEEARVNLGYTDIVSPVDGVVVSRNVNVGQTVAASFQTPVLFQIAQDLTKMQVNTNVSESDIGVVAEAQHAFFLVDAYPERKFWGAIMQVRNAPQIVQNVVTYDVVVAVENADLALKPGMTASLSIITAQREDVVKIPQAALRFSPPTQKRDGESSQDGANGARPSGQGKRERAPKDTPQVWVQAAEQKLTPVAVQIGISDETFAELIEGNLKAGDVVVTGVQTAGKGTPQTTLPGFGMRWRR; this is encoded by the coding sequence ATGCGTACCAAACAGCTTTTCTTCGCCTTCCTTCTGACCGCCAGTGGCATTGCTGGATACTGGTGGTGGTCCACGCAGAAAAAAGAACAGCCAGTGACCTATATGACAACTGTGATCGAACGTGGGTCGATTGCCCGCACGGTTGTGGCCACAGGAACAGTCAATCCAGTGACGACGGTGCAAGTTGGTACCTATGTCTCTGGGCCGATCCGCGAGATTTTTGCCGACTTCAACTCCGCGGTGAAAAAGGGCCAACGGGTCGCGCAGATTGACCCACGCCCATTTCTCGTCAAGGTCAAACAAGCCGAAGCCAACTTAACAACCGCACGTGCACAGGTGGAGAAGGATAGGGCGGATCTCACCTTCAAGCAGCGCTCGCTCAAACGTACGCGTGAACTGTTCGAACGCAATTTGATTGCGAAACAAGAGGTCGAAGCTGCGGAACGCGACGTCGAGCAGGCCCAAGCGCAATATGAACTCGATCAAGCGCGGGTCGAACAAACCGCCGCGGCTTTGGAAGAAGCACGGGTCAATCTCGGCTATACCGATATTGTCTCTCCTGTTGACGGTGTCGTGGTCTCACGAAATGTAAACGTTGGGCAGACGGTGGCTGCCAGTTTTCAGACACCAGTGCTGTTTCAGATCGCACAGGATCTCACCAAAATGCAGGTGAACACTAATGTCAGTGAATCCGATATTGGTGTAGTAGCAGAAGCGCAACACGCGTTTTTTCTCGTTGATGCCTATCCCGAGCGAAAATTTTGGGGAGCGATCATGCAAGTTCGCAATGCCCCACAAATTGTGCAGAACGTGGTTACCTATGACGTTGTGGTTGCAGTCGAGAATGCTGACCTGGCCCTGAAGCCAGGAATGACAGCGAGCCTGTCGATCATTACCGCGCAGCGAGAGGATGTCGTCAAAATTCCTCAAGCCGCTCTGCGCTTTTCTCCGCCGACGCAAAAAAGGGACGGAGAATCGTCACAGGATGGTGCAAACGGTGCACGACCCTCCGGGCAAGGCAAAAGAGAACGAGCACCAAAGGATACTCCACAAGTATGGGTCCAGGCCGCAGAGCAAAAACTCACACCCGTCGCCGTGCAAATAGGCATTAGTGACGAAACGTTCGCCGAGTTGATCGAGGGCAATCTCAAGGCCGGAGATGTGGTCGTGACTGGGGTACAGACTGCTGGGAAAGGTACACCACAAACGACCTTACCAGGGTTTGGTATGCGGTGGCGGAGGTAG
- a CDS encoding response regulator transcription factor, whose translation MSIRILIADDHIMFADMLQYTLAHQHDGYDVVGIAHNGETALELTLSHRPDLLLLDCEMPKLGRLASFCQELLRQSPDTRILVIGNQTEEEYVIEAAVGGAHGYISKTAPVADLCTAITALNAGGYLG comes from the coding sequence ATGTCTATCCGGATCCTCATTGCCGACGACCACATCATGTTTGCCGACATGCTTCAGTACACCCTCGCTCATCAGCACGACGGGTATGATGTTGTAGGGATTGCCCACAACGGAGAAACCGCCCTGGAATTAACCCTCTCCCATCGTCCTGATTTATTGCTGCTGGACTGCGAGATGCCAAAACTGGGGCGACTTGCTTCCTTCTGCCAGGAACTCCTCCGCCAGAGTCCGGACACTCGGATTCTCGTCATTGGGAATCAAACGGAAGAAGAGTACGTCATTGAAGCTGCAGTCGGTGGCGCGCATGGCTATATTTCCAAAACCGCACCAGTCGCTGACCTGTGCACTGCGATCACCGCACTCAATGCTGGAGGGTATTTGGGCTGA
- a CDS encoding ABC transporter ATP-binding protein, which yields MSPLIQVENLAKVYHLGEVDVHALRGVTLSIATGEFIAVMGASGSGKSTFMNILGCLDRPTAGRYLLEGKDVSTASPDERAEIRRSKLGFVFQNFNLLSRTSAVENVELPLVYSVVSRKEQRTRALQALHAVGLTGREHHLPSQLSGGQQQRVAIARALVNNPSVILADEPTGNLDTTTSEEIMTVFADLNRQGITVILVTHEHDIAAFTRRRIVFRDGLIVTDERVEPRLEVSSGKRH from the coding sequence ATGTCACCGCTCATCCAAGTAGAAAACCTCGCTAAAGTGTACCACCTTGGCGAAGTAGATGTACACGCACTACGAGGAGTAACACTCTCGATTGCCACCGGAGAGTTCATCGCGGTTATGGGTGCGTCAGGCTCGGGCAAGTCGACTTTTATGAACATCCTTGGTTGTCTCGACCGACCAACCGCGGGTCGCTACCTGCTTGAAGGGAAGGATGTCTCGACAGCCAGTCCAGATGAACGCGCGGAAATCCGCCGCAGCAAATTAGGCTTCGTCTTTCAGAACTTCAACCTGCTGTCTCGCACCAGTGCGGTGGAAAACGTTGAGCTGCCGTTGGTCTATAGTGTCGTCTCGCGTAAAGAACAGCGTACCCGTGCATTGCAAGCCTTACATGCAGTCGGTCTCACCGGACGTGAACATCATCTGCCCAGTCAGTTATCTGGTGGGCAACAACAACGTGTTGCCATCGCCCGTGCACTCGTGAATAACCCATCTGTTATCTTGGCGGACGAACCGACGGGAAATCTCGATACAACAACCAGTGAGGAGATCATGACGGTGTTTGCCGACCTCAATCGCCAAGGCATTACGGTCATTCTCGTCACGCACGAACACGATATTGCTGCCTTTACTCGACGACGGATCGTGTTTCGCGACGGATTGATTGTGACGGACGAGAGAGTTGAACCTCGCCTCGAAGTATCGAGCGGAAAGAGGCACTAA
- a CDS encoding TolC family protein gives MASLVLISDNPRMRLFRRIAQREVALVFALLLLVGSDYGAWTRAIANTPLTLQEAVKTALAQHPTIRVGEATISAAQQRVRQQEAGYLPRGSYTYTLSRQQRPVTAAVGGVQIGGGQQTRSFAQIFNFHTTNVSLSQVLFDFGRTLDAIQSAAATVEASTADLETTRQTVTFNTKQSYFGLLSSQHLQRVAEETVRQNQKHLEDAQARFEVGVAPRFDVTQAQVQVSNAELNLVTARNNVALGHETLRTAMGITDSADFVPIDTLDRRSLPMNESEILRQAYASRPELHSLWARQKATTEQVSELQKRYLPSLTGNAQYNWTGRDHPLQEGWVIGVVLTVPLFDSILTRAQIGEAQANQQRLSAEEENLRQQITLEVRRSLLDVRRSEESIRVSEQTEVQARENLALAEGRYQAGVGNILEVTDAQTSLTSARANTIQALYNYKTAVAQLEKAVGRALE, from the coding sequence ATGGCATCTCTTGTATTGATAAGCGACAATCCTCGTATGCGTCTTTTTCGGAGAATCGCTCAGCGGGAAGTCGCTCTTGTCTTCGCTTTGCTACTCCTTGTTGGCAGTGACTATGGTGCATGGACGCGTGCTATTGCCAACACCCCGCTGACCTTACAAGAAGCGGTGAAGACTGCTCTGGCTCAGCATCCCACTATCCGTGTAGGAGAAGCGACCATCAGTGCTGCGCAACAACGGGTACGTCAACAAGAGGCTGGCTATCTTCCGCGTGGATCGTATACCTATACACTCTCTCGTCAGCAACGACCCGTGACAGCGGCAGTTGGGGGAGTGCAAATTGGTGGTGGACAACAAACCCGGAGCTTCGCGCAAATCTTTAATTTTCACACGACCAACGTCAGCTTGAGTCAGGTGCTCTTTGATTTCGGTCGTACGCTTGATGCCATTCAGTCGGCAGCTGCAACCGTTGAAGCAAGCACTGCTGATCTAGAGACCACTCGCCAAACCGTGACGTTCAATACCAAACAATCGTACTTTGGCTTGCTGTCCTCCCAGCATCTGCAGCGCGTGGCCGAAGAAACCGTCCGACAAAATCAAAAACATCTGGAAGATGCGCAAGCCCGCTTTGAAGTTGGTGTTGCGCCACGGTTTGATGTAACGCAAGCGCAGGTGCAAGTGTCGAACGCGGAACTGAATCTCGTGACCGCTCGCAACAATGTTGCCCTTGGGCATGAAACCCTGCGCACCGCGATGGGGATTACCGATTCTGCGGACTTCGTTCCTATTGATACACTTGATCGTCGGTCGTTGCCAATGAACGAGAGCGAGATTCTTCGTCAGGCCTATGCCAGTCGACCAGAACTCCACAGCCTCTGGGCTCGGCAGAAAGCGACGACAGAACAAGTCTCGGAACTCCAGAAACGCTACTTGCCGTCGCTCACCGGCAACGCGCAATATAACTGGACTGGGCGTGACCATCCGTTACAGGAAGGGTGGGTGATCGGTGTCGTGCTGACTGTACCGTTGTTCGATAGCATTCTGACGAGAGCGCAGATCGGTGAAGCGCAAGCGAATCAACAACGACTTTCGGCTGAAGAAGAAAACTTGCGGCAACAGATCACTCTTGAGGTGCGTCGGAGCCTCCTCGATGTCCGCCGCTCTGAGGAGAGTATTCGTGTGAGTGAACAAACCGAAGTGCAGGCGCGCGAAAACCTTGCACTTGCTGAAGGACGCTACCAGGCAGGTGTGGGGAATATCCTTGAAGTAACGGATGCCCAAACCTCTTTGACCTCTGCGCGAGCGAACACGATTCAAGCGCTCTATAATTACAAGACTGCCGTCGCGCAGTTAGAGAAAGCGGTCGGTCGCGCGCTCGAATAA
- a CDS encoding response regulator transcription factor, protein MDTVSINGLAMVLLRESSHPLVLLASPRADLRQRWKAELCTESYSVDAVAERPALERYIPQLSPSLLLLDLGLSKREGVNEVFRVKQLSPQTKIIVFSPAASDAEGIAALRAGARGYCQDDLDGALLRRAIEVVRRGEVWTSRSLTTSLLNEFQFVSRRLQTMLVDSGPRSLETLTYREYQVGSLISCGASNREIAQKLQVAERTVKAHVTSIFRKLGISDRVRLALLMTGKSVASPSL, encoded by the coding sequence GTGGATACTGTTTCCATCAATGGGCTGGCAATGGTGCTATTGAGAGAATCATCCCATCCGCTTGTCTTGCTTGCGAGCCCAAGAGCTGATCTACGCCAACGTTGGAAGGCTGAATTATGCACCGAGTCCTACTCGGTAGACGCAGTTGCTGAACGCCCTGCCCTTGAGCGGTACATTCCTCAACTTTCTCCTTCACTGCTGCTCCTTGATCTGGGTTTGTCAAAACGTGAAGGCGTAAACGAAGTCTTTCGCGTCAAACAACTCAGTCCACAAACGAAGATTATCGTGTTCTCACCGGCTGCGAGTGATGCAGAAGGCATTGCTGCGCTCCGTGCAGGTGCCCGCGGGTATTGCCAAGACGATCTCGACGGAGCGCTTTTACGTCGCGCGATAGAAGTCGTCAGGCGAGGTGAAGTCTGGACGAGCCGTAGCTTGACGACATCGTTGCTGAACGAGTTCCAGTTTGTGTCGCGTCGATTACAGACCATGCTTGTTGATAGCGGACCACGATCGCTTGAGACGCTGACGTACCGTGAATATCAAGTCGGTTCGTTGATTAGTTGCGGAGCGAGTAATCGAGAGATCGCGCAGAAACTGCAAGTGGCGGAGCGCACGGTCAAAGCCCACGTAACCTCTATTTTCCGCAAACTGGGAATCTCTGACCGGGTACGCTTGGCGCTCTTGATGACAGGAAAGTCTGTCGCCTCCCCGTCTCTCTGA
- a CDS encoding RlmE family RNA methyltransferase — MSFKFDVQGKPGTMAYNRKDTFYQKAKQEGYRSRAAYKLLELHRELRIFRHGDRVIDLGSWPGGWVQVAASLVGNTGKVIGIDLVALDPLSLPNVTLMQGDATDPRQQEQLLALLGGQGDVLLSDMAPKLSGIRETDEAHATELCRTALACAPRLVRPGGTLLLKVFMGSEYKAFLAELREAFTAVKVTRPEATRKGSAETYVLATGLKTVSLGVDPTAAL; from the coding sequence GTGAGTTTCAAGTTCGACGTCCAGGGTAAGCCCGGCACAATGGCCTACAACCGCAAAGACACCTTTTACCAGAAGGCGAAGCAAGAAGGGTATCGTTCGCGAGCAGCGTACAAGCTCCTTGAACTGCACCGCGAGTTGCGGATTTTTAGGCATGGAGATCGAGTGATTGATCTTGGCTCATGGCCTGGTGGATGGGTGCAGGTTGCAGCGTCGCTTGTGGGAAACACGGGAAAAGTGATTGGTATTGATCTGGTAGCGCTCGACCCTCTGTCACTTCCGAACGTGACACTCATGCAAGGTGACGCAACCGACCCAAGACAACAAGAACAGCTTCTTGCACTCTTAGGTGGCCAAGGTGATGTCTTGCTATCTGATATGGCTCCAAAGCTCAGTGGTATTCGCGAAACAGATGAAGCGCACGCAACGGAGCTGTGCCGAACGGCTCTGGCTTGTGCTCCACGGCTGGTACGACCAGGGGGAACGTTACTCCTCAAGGTCTTTATGGGGTCGGAGTACAAAGCCTTTTTGGCAGAGCTGCGCGAGGCTTTTACGGCGGTAAAAGTGACACGACCCGAAGCGACACGGAAAGGGTCGGCTGAGACGTATGTCTTGGCTACTGGCCTGAAGACGGTTTCGCTGGGTGTCGATCCTACGGCGGCACTTTGA
- a CDS encoding amidase has protein sequence MVADDLCFMSIAELADQIKKKAISPVEVTQAYLARIPEVDPILNSYLTVTAEQALLDAQQAESEIQANRYRGPLHGIPIAYKDNIATKGIRTTCASQVLSDYIPTADAAVVERLHSAGAVSLGKLNMNEFATNVPSQYFGRVNNPWDVNRTPGGSSSGSGAAVAAGLCAGSLGTDTGGSIRIPAAFCGIVGLKPTHGRISIFGITPVAWALDHVGPMTRTVRDAVLLLQVLAGFDARDLIASEMPIDDYTARLTGDIKGLRIGVPTTFFPEYTNPEVQTAFTAAVQSLANLGASVEEVQLPDLTHAWAQLAQPIINAEANVWHERHLQGRAQEYGSGVRKFLEEGQKTLATDYVKAIQGRARLRRQMQAVFSRCDVLLTPGQLIPPPLHTSRSVTVANKEFSPMAALIAASSPFNLTGHPALTIPCGCTATGLPIALQIVGRAFDEATVLHVGHVYESHTPWHKQRPPIEV, from the coding sequence ATGGTGGCAGATGACCTCTGTTTCATGTCAATTGCGGAATTGGCAGATCAGATCAAAAAAAAGGCGATCTCCCCTGTCGAAGTGACGCAAGCGTATCTTGCTCGCATTCCGGAAGTTGATCCCATCCTCAATAGCTACTTAACTGTCACCGCCGAGCAAGCGCTTCTCGATGCACAACAAGCAGAAAGTGAAATTCAAGCGAATCGCTACCGTGGCCCACTTCATGGGATTCCCATTGCGTATAAGGACAACATCGCCACCAAAGGGATCCGCACGACATGTGCGTCTCAAGTGCTCAGCGATTACATTCCCACTGCTGACGCTGCCGTGGTCGAACGTCTGCACTCTGCTGGAGCCGTGTCGCTCGGTAAGCTGAATATGAACGAGTTTGCGACCAATGTGCCAAGTCAGTATTTCGGTCGCGTGAACAATCCGTGGGATGTCAATCGTACTCCTGGTGGCTCCAGCAGCGGTTCGGGAGCCGCCGTTGCCGCTGGACTGTGTGCCGGGTCCCTGGGGACGGATACCGGTGGTTCCATCCGCATCCCAGCCGCGTTCTGTGGTATCGTGGGTTTGAAACCAACGCATGGCCGCATCAGCATTTTTGGTATCACCCCAGTCGCATGGGCGCTCGATCACGTCGGGCCGATGACACGAACAGTGAGGGATGCTGTCCTGTTGCTGCAAGTCCTAGCCGGCTTTGACGCTCGCGACCTCATCGCCAGCGAAATGCCCATTGATGACTACACAGCGCGGCTCACCGGTGACATCAAAGGACTACGGATTGGTGTTCCCACTACGTTTTTTCCCGAATATACCAATCCCGAAGTCCAAACGGCCTTTACTGCGGCTGTGCAGTCACTGGCAAATTTGGGGGCCAGTGTCGAAGAAGTCCAGTTACCAGATCTTACTCACGCCTGGGCTCAACTCGCGCAGCCAATTATCAACGCCGAAGCGAACGTCTGGCATGAACGCCACTTGCAAGGCCGTGCCCAAGAATATGGCTCTGGGGTACGCAAGTTTCTTGAGGAGGGTCAGAAGACGCTCGCAACCGATTACGTCAAAGCCATCCAAGGCCGCGCCCGTCTTCGTCGTCAGATGCAGGCCGTATTCTCTCGTTGTGATGTCCTCTTGACTCCCGGGCAACTGATCCCTCCCCCGTTACACACGTCACGGTCAGTGACTGTGGCAAACAAAGAGTTCAGCCCGATGGCAGCGCTGATTGCTGCCTCTTCCCCGTTTAATCTCACCGGTCATCCAGCGCTCACTATCCCGTGCGGGTGTACGGCAACCGGGTTGCCAATCGCCCTCCAGATCGTCGGAAGAGCTTTTGACGAAGCCACCGTTCTTCATGTTGGCCATGTCTACGAAAGCCACACGCCCTGGCATAAACAACGACCACCGATAGAGGTCTGA